The following nucleotide sequence is from Vibrio fluvialis.
ACCGCGTGGCGGAATATTTTCGCGATCAGGGTAAAGACGTTTTGCTGTTGATGGACTCGCTGACCCGCTATGCGATGGCGCAGCGTGAAATTGCCTTGTCCCTTGGCGAACCGCCTGCATCGCGCGGGTATCCGCCGTCGGTATTCAGCGTGTTGCCGCAACTGCTTGAACGCGCGGGCAACAGCGATAACCCGGATGGCAGCCTGAGCGCGATTTATACGGTACTGGCCGAAGGCGACGATCAGCAAGATCCGGTCGCCGATTCAGCGCGCGCGATTCTCGATGGTCACGTGGTGCTGTCACGTCAGTTGGCCGAACAGGGGCACTATCCGGCGATTGATGTCAACGCCTCGATCAGCCGCTGTATGTCGGCGGTGACACCGGAGGCGCACGTCACGGTCGCCAATCAGTTTCGTCAGCTTTACGCCAACTATTTGCAGGTCAAAGAGCTGCTGCCGCTCGGCGGTTACCAGCCGGGGCAGGATGCGGAGCTGGATCGCGCCGTCGCTATGTATCCTCATCTCAAAGCATTTCTGCAACAGTCGGCCAAAGAACGTGTCGATTACACCGCAAGCCTGACCCAACTGGCTCAGCTGTTTCAAATGCCGTGAGATAAGCCATGAAAGAGAAGATTCGCGCCGTCGGCAAACTGCAACAGGTCGAAGAGAAAACCCGCGACCGCATCGGGCAGCAGCTCGATTCGATGCGCCAGCGGCATCAATATCTGCAAGCGCAGCTCGATCAATTGGCGAGTCTTAAATCCAGCGCTGGCGATTCAACGCTGCACGCGCCAACGCTCAACAGTGCGCTGCTGATGAACCTCAATCGTGTCGACCACATGCTGCAAAAACTGCTGCGTCACCATGAGCAGGAACAAGCGGTGATGGAGGCGCAGTGTCATTCGGTGCAGCAGGTGCTGGAGAGTAAACACGCGCGGGTCAAAGGGTTGGAACAGGTGCTGGAGCGCTGGCGCAAAAAGCAGGCTTTTGAGCGCGCGCGCAAAGAGCAGAAGCAGATCGAAGATATCCTCAATGCGCGCCATCGTAAGCGCGCATTGTGACTCGAACGGGGCGGCGAACGGGAGCTTACGCCAGTTCGCCGGTGGCCTGAAACGTTTCCAGCTTGGCCAGATACGGTGACAGATCGGCGATATTCTCCGCCAGCCAGGCTGGGTTGTAGTAGGTATCCAGATAACGCTCACCACTGTCGCACAGCAGCGTCACAATAGAGCCGGTTTCTCCGCGGCGTTTCATCTCACTCGCCAGTTGCAGCGCGCCATACAGGTTGGTGCCCGTGGAGGCGCCTGCTTTACGGCCGAGAATTTTTTCCAGCCATTGAATGGTCGCAATGCTTGCTGCATCCGGCACCACACGCATCTCATCCACCACATTCGGAATAAAGCTTGGCTCAACACGAGGGCGGCCAATGCCTTCAATTTTGCTTCCGCACTTGAGTGTCAGGTTCGGATTGCGGGTTTGGTAAAAATCGTAAAACACCGAATTCTCCGGATCGACCACACACAGCTTGGTGTTGTGCTGCTGATAGCGAATAAAGCGGCCAATGGTTGCTGACGTGCCGCCCGTTCCCGGGCTCATTACGATCCAGCTCGGGATCGGGTGATCTTCCATCTTCATCTGATGAAAAATGCTGTCGGCGATATTGCTGTTACCACGCCAGTCGGTGGCGCGCTCGGCGTAGGTGAATTGGTCCATGTAATGACCATTCAGCTCTTTGGCCAGACGGCGCGACTCGTCATAAATCTGATCGGAGCGGTCGACCAAATGGGCTTTGCCGCCGTAAAACTCAATCTGCTCAATCTTCTTACGCGCGGTGCATTTAGGCATCACGGCAATAAATGGCAGACCGAGCAGGCGCGCAAAGTACGCTTCAGACACTGCGGTGCTGCCGGAAGACGATTCGATGATCGGTGTGTCCGGACCAACCCAGCCGTTACAAATGGCGTAGAGAAACAGTGAACGCGCCAAACGGTGTTTGAGCGAACCGGTCGGGTGGGTACTTTCATCTTTCAGATAGATGTCGAGGCCAGCCACGCACGGCAGGTCGAGTTTAATCAGGTGCGTGTCGGCAGAGCGTTGAAAGTCGGCTTCAATTTTGCGAATCGCGCTGTTAATCCATTGATGGTCGGTGCACATAGGTCTCTCCATGAGCGTGAATCCCAAACCCAGCGAAAGGTCGCACAACGTTTGGGAAAAGTGAATTCGGTATGGGAATAATTTAGCTGTAAGAGGAGAGAAAAACTTTGCTAATTTGCCTGTTGTTTTGTAGGTTTGGAGAATAATTTTCTCCCGAATGGGGTTAAAAAATGCAACTCGACAAAATTGATCGTCAGATCTTGGCAATTTTGCAAAAGGACAGCACGGTGTCGCTCAACGATTTGGCGGAAGCGGTCAATCTCACCACCACGCCTTGCTGGAAGCGACTGAAAAAGCTGGAAGAATCCGGCATTCTCAGCAAACGGGTCGCGCTGCTTGATCCGGAAAAACTCGACTTGTCCTTTATCGCCTTTGTGATGGTCAAAACCAGCGACCATTCGCACGAGTGGTATCGCCGTTTTGTGGCGACGGTGGATGAATACCCGGAAGTGATGGAGTTCTACCGTATGGCGGGGGAGTACGATTACATGATGAAAGTGCTGGTCAAAGACATGAAGCACTTTGACCAGTTTTACAAAAAGCTGGTGAACAGCGTTGGCGGGCTGAATAACGTCACATCGACCTTTGCGATGGAATCGCTCAAGTACACCACCGAGCTACCGCTTTGACGCTCAACGACCTGATACCAGCGGTGAAGCGATATCAGGTCGTTGAAGCTATGGCTGGTGTTTAGCCGAACAGCCAAGCGAGCAGCAAAACTAAGGCCAGCAGTACCGCGAATGCTTTGAGTAGCGGTTTGATGTCCGTGCTGCCGCCATTGGGTGGTTGATTACAGCATCCCATAATGTCCCCTCCTGAGTGAATGTCGGTAGCACTGTAAAGCCTGACCTTGGGTGAAGGTAAAGCGTCGCTGCGAAAAAACTCAGGCGTTTTTAAACCGCATCACGCCTTCTTGCACCGCTGTGGCGACCAGGTGGCCTTCACGGTTGTAGATTTCCCCGCGCACTAAGCCGCGTGTGTTGCTGGCGGTCGGGCTTTCAATCACATACAGCAACCATTCGTCCATTTTGAACGGACGATGGAACCAAATCGAATGGTCGATGGTGGCGACCTGAAAATTGGGCGTCATCAGCGTCACTTCATGCGGGTGCAGCGCCGTTACCAGAAATCCCCAGTCTGAGGCGTAACCCAGCAGGTATTGGTGAATGAGCTGATTGTCTGGCATCTCGCCGTTGGCGCGGATCCACAGGTACTGTTTCGGTTCGGCCTTTTGTGGTTTGAGCGGATTGATAACGGTCACCGGACGCATCTCAATCGGCTTTTCACCGCAGAACACTTTCTTCACTTTTTCTGGCAGCAGATGAGCAATTTGCGCCGCCAGTTCGGATTCTGACGCAAAGTTTTCCGGCCCAGGAACGTCCGGCATGGTTTTTTGATGCTCAAAGCCCGGCGCTTCACCGTGGTAAGACGCGGTGAGGTAGAAAATAGGGCGGCCGTTTTGAATCGCTTTCACGCGGCGCGTGCTGAAACTGCGGCCATCGCGCAGGTTTTCAACATCGTAGATGATCGGTTTTTCAGGATCGCCAGGGTAGAGGAAGTAACTGTGAAAAGAGTGCACGGTACGGTCAGATTCAACCGTGTAGCGCGCTGCGGACAGTGCCTGACCGATCACTTGGCCGCCATACACCTGCGGTAAGCCGAGGTTTTCGCTTTCGCCGCGGTAGAGACCCTCTTCCAGTTTTTCTAGCTGCAGCAAGCTCAGCAGCTCTTTTAATGGTTTGCTCATGGCTCCTCACCTGATTGGTTATGTTCGTTGTTATTTTGTGAGTTACGTCAAATAACTGTCAAGACCAACTGAGGGTCATAGCAGTTTATGAAACGGATCTTATAATAGCTGCGATTACCTTAATTCAAGTGAGGCACTATGAAAAAGGCACTACTTCTGGCGTCATCGGTTCTGTTAGGTTCGGTACTGGTGGGTTGCCAGACTTCTGAGGACTCAACGACCATGACACAAACCACACCCGCAGCCATGAAGACGGTAACGGGTACTCTCGCGTATCGTGAGCGCATTGCGCTGCCAGAAAATGCGGTGGTGACAGTGACGCTGCAAGACGTTTCTCTGATGGATGCGCCAGCGAAAGTGATCGCGACTCAAACTTTTGAGACGAAAGGCAAGCAAGTTCCGTTTGCGTTTGAACTGGCATACGACAGCGCCCAAATCGACGCGCGTCATACCTACAGTGTCAGCGCTCGTATCGAGTTGAACGGAAAACTGCGCTTTATCACCGATACCCATTACGGTGTGATTACTGATGATAATAACACTAACCAGGTTGATTTGAAGCTGGTTGGCGTTAGCGCAAACTAATGCTTTGAGAGTGACGATAAAAAGCAATGGCAGCCTAAGGCTGCCATTTGTATATTCTGAGTGAGATCTTTCCCTGACTGCTCACGGCTATCCCTTCCGCGACCAATCGTTCCCGCTGCCTGTCCCAATCAGGGCCGGTTAACGAAATCTCCCCTTTACTGTTGATGACCCGAAACCAAGGCAGTTTGCTGTCTTTGGGCAAGTTTCCCAGCGCTTTGCCAACGTGGCGCGCATAACCGGGATAACCCGCCATACGTGCTATTTCGCCGTAGGTCGAAACTTTCCCGTGTGGGATTTGGTGAATGACAGCAAAGATCTGTGCCAGAAATTGGTCCATAATGACAGTGTCCTAGTTCAATTGTTACCACGGATAGGTATAAGGAGCTGGAATTGGTATTCTCCGCTTTTCAATTTGTAATCACAACGTTATTGGTGATGGTGTGTGCCCGGGCGCTCGGTCTGAGCGAGGGCGATGTTCCATTCATCACTTTCGTCATCCCTGCTCTGTGGATACTGCCGCGCGGTGGGATCACGGGTTTCGTGTTGCTGGCGG
It contains:
- the fliJ gene encoding flagellar export protein FliJ, with translation MKEKIRAVGKLQQVEEKTRDRIGQQLDSMRQRHQYLQAQLDQLASLKSSAGDSTLHAPTLNSALLMNLNRVDHMLQKLLRHHEQEQAVMEAQCHSVQQVLESKHARVKGLEQVLERWRKKQAFERARKEQKQIEDILNARHRKRAL
- a CDS encoding PLP-dependent cysteine synthase family protein; translated protein: MCTDHQWINSAIRKIEADFQRSADTHLIKLDLPCVAGLDIYLKDESTHPTGSLKHRLARSLFLYAICNGWVGPDTPIIESSSGSTAVSEAYFARLLGLPFIAVMPKCTARKKIEQIEFYGGKAHLVDRSDQIYDESRRLAKELNGHYMDQFTYAERATDWRGNSNIADSIFHQMKMEDHPIPSWIVMSPGTGGTSATIGRFIRYQQHNTKLCVVDPENSVFYDFYQTRNPNLTLKCGSKIEGIGRPRVEPSFIPNVVDEMRVVPDAASIATIQWLEKILGRKAGASTGTNLYGALQLASEMKRRGETGSIVTLLCDSGERYLDTYYNPAWLAENIADLSPYLAKLETFQATGELA
- a CDS encoding Lrp/AsnC family transcriptional regulator, with amino-acid sequence MQLDKIDRQILAILQKDSTVSLNDLAEAVNLTTTPCWKRLKKLEESGILSKRVALLDPEKLDLSFIAFVMVKTSDHSHEWYRRFVATVDEYPEVMEFYRMAGEYDYMMKVLVKDMKHFDQFYKKLVNSVGGLNNVTSTFAMESLKYTTELPL
- the tesB gene encoding acyl-CoA thioesterase II → MSKPLKELLSLLQLEKLEEGLYRGESENLGLPQVYGGQVIGQALSAARYTVESDRTVHSFHSYFLYPGDPEKPIIYDVENLRDGRSFSTRRVKAIQNGRPIFYLTASYHGEAPGFEHQKTMPDVPGPENFASESELAAQIAHLLPEKVKKVFCGEKPIEMRPVTVINPLKPQKAEPKQYLWIRANGEMPDNQLIHQYLLGYASDWGFLVTALHPHEVTLMTPNFQVATIDHSIWFHRPFKMDEWLLYVIESPTASNTRGLVRGEIYNREGHLVATAVQEGVMRFKNA
- a CDS encoding YbaY family lipoprotein translates to MKKALLLASSVLLGSVLVGCQTSEDSTTMTQTTPAAMKTVTGTLAYRERIALPENAVVTVTLQDVSLMDAPAKVIATQTFETKGKQVPFAFELAYDSAQIDARHTYSVSARIELNGKLRFITDTHYGVITDDNNTNQVDLKLVGVSAN
- a CDS encoding DNA base-flipping protein, which translates into the protein MDQFLAQIFAVIHQIPHGKVSTYGEIARMAGYPGYARHVGKALGNLPKDSKLPWFRVINSKGEISLTGPDWDRQRERLVAEGIAVSSQGKISLRIYKWQP